The following nucleotide sequence is from Oncorhynchus clarkii lewisi isolate Uvic-CL-2024 chromosome 6, UVic_Ocla_1.0, whole genome shotgun sequence.
ttgagatgtacgaACTATGGCTTAAAGGAATGACGAGCGGATAAGAGAAAATCCGTAATTTCGActaagacattaatgagtgaggTAAGatggatgtagtcaatataactatttgttcagcacttttgaaatgtacagcaacagatttcagaacatgggccattcttacagtattattcctgtacaccaagtcagaaccttaggataaataaagggggtatataagcagacaatgaaagctaatacaatattcaatgatgacatttctctaaaacaggctataggctacatgtgcaccaccaagtcagaacagtaggctaagttatgaaggGGAaatggaccaaattattagggtgaggcacatggactAGTAacggcttactacacaacatacactcagTATTTACTTTCGTAGCTACATTAAGCATATCTCATTGGCATATTGCATAATTTATGCAGCTTAATAAAATACATGTTTGGATTCACCATTGTGCTGTGCTCAcatgaacaggaaggtggcgcggcagtccttgtgggcaaattttgtcatgaaactttgtcatcaaagtctggatttatggtgcttttatgacaactgggaacttgggaaaaaaacagtgttgaatcatgacgtcagtgatcttcaggtcggagctttAGAAAGAGTTCTCGACTTGGAAtttcgagttggatgaccgttcaaaaccttttttcccagtcagagctcatttttttcccaagttcccagttgtcttgaactcactgaagtctgagatttccccctcccgagtttccagttgtttttaaCGCGGCAGAACTCATGCTGGATTGATGGTATGGCCAATGtaattcaaccttttctggcccatggtgttgcgtgtgaatgtttctccttttaagcttggaaaagataCCCTTTAActcagacttggaccacacaccctctccaccgaCTAGCAGGGGAAGCAACATTGTGATTtatttgcaacgcttgcagttagccactgattccttccaaatcaCACATTgatgaatttgcgatttccaatttgttgtgtaatatttatggccgatgagcaccaacGCGTCttttctataatttctcttcatatgacaaggcttgaaaaggatttgccagtagatgtgtcgacgtgattcatgatgatgactgcttgtctagcttgctagctaagattttgaaagtatgatgttgacatgttatatctaccgtagctttgattggacgtgatttgacgtcattgtATCTGTGGCCAATCACCTTGAGCCTTcttgtccccatgagtgacagaacactgagccaatcacgccGCAACTAGTGaagattaccaacccctacgctcagTATTTTCTGCTCTGCCACTCCACCACAAAGCACttagctaggctgaaacacctgcattttggagctgccttactcaagaaagcaaaacatgacattgtttgcaaactgatatgtgacacgtaataatgcaaaaataacatgtaaaacagcccaaaaaataaataattatatatttagAGATATCATGGGTCGCCATTGCCTGTATAGAAAtaaagctagccacaataaggattagccacaatagtggactttgcggttagccttaaataaaagtatggcataattctatttgtatttatttgtatcactgtcaatgacatacttttattttgaaggcaaactgcaaattccactattgtgcctaatccttattgtggctagcgtCACAACACAACCtggtccggtcgagcctcactagccagttgaagctagctggctgcttataacgttagctttgggcaacagggttaagtagctggctagctatttattttcatgaactgaagttcaatttcaataggcgaacaacaagtggcaacctagctaatacttactcacaaggattcctaaatcattgctaagaataatgaaaaggaCTGCAGTttgtttctactggtcattgttttcaggctggttgtattagtgctagctaggtaccaagctaaagctaacTACCCCAGAGGTTGCGATCGAagaaattatgctttattaccaacgtggtattgtaaacacatcgtttgtggccagggtttgcttgtttgcagactttttgtacatctttgacagtgctactgtatattctttgacacgcaaagacccaaacggcgttccatagtatgtatgttgtgaagctaatagcagtgacgctatcaatgtgtaactctggtagggcaacatctgacaAATAGCGcgcttggtagtgtgtaccggtgctcgaccagtcggcgaaagccaacatcacccacgacagagaacggttgattgtcaagggcaattaatcccattatcttggctttaatggatttcgcctttgagttgtctcgctgaaatgttcttagtCTTTCGAATGACTGCTCAACTTttttgactgctcgatccacacagcagacattgtgtaggctaggttaggaatgctgtgttgcacatgTAGCGCACAATTTTACGTGcagttatataggtatgcatggtatctttgacatcggtttttaacATCAGCATTAAACTAGACATAGGCCGATACCGGTGTTGGCATTTTTTAGCTAATATcatccgattccgatatgttcaccgatatatcgtgcaccCCTACTATCCTCAATAGGCGCTAAAGGTTGTTAGCTCTATGAATGGGTTATACCTAAATATGAGTGACATGATGACAGAGATTATCAATCAAAAGATTGGGAATGGGATGGACATAGTCACACTAGGAATCCTTTCATCCAACAGAGATGTTGTCATTGAATTTGAGTTGCTAATTTTTCAGAGTCTGTCTTGGAACCAAATGAATCCGGGGGTAAGCTACTGTACAGCTACTGTACTGCACATTGTGTGATGGCGGTGACATGGCAAAAGGCTGTAATATTAATCACCTGGACTGAGCAATGCAGCATGTCTGGGAGTTCTGCTTGTGCTCCATGAGAAATGTGACCCAAGTATGTTTGCAATAAAATGTTTGAATGCCAGACCGTGGAGTATTGTGAATGGTTTGGGACATGGTTATCAAGCTTGTATTATTTTGAAAGCTTTTGTGTAAAAATATTTTCCAGAAACCTGTAAATATTAACTTTCTATTCTACTCTAATACAATCCAACTCCCTATCCCTGTCCTCGAGGTAGGCTAGATTTGAAGGAACTGAGTAGGTGTAATCAATACAGGGATGGCTCCACCCAGTCTACCAATAGGTTCCTTCAGATCTGCAAGCTCCAAAGGAGTAGGGATAGGGGAGGGGGCAACGGGTTGTTTTCTGAACCACGTTTTGGTACAGGTTAAACTGTGTTGTTCAAGGATCTAATCCCATTGTTTTATAACGCTTTGCCATGGGTGTGAAACATGAATATCAATATCAGGATAGGCTACTCTTCAAGAGAGAGCTGATTTGCGCTCTCAGCATGGCTGTGTGATACAGTAGCCTATTGGCTAATGCAAATAAAAGACACATTCTCTCAAATAGCCCGTATCCAGTGGCTGGTCTGTTCTCTtgttgtttaaaaataaatatttattttatgcAATTAAGAAAAAGGCGGAGTAATGTGTGGACTTTCTGactgtctctttctcccctcgCTTCCCAGGACTCTTCAAATGACCAGCAAGGGCAGCAGGAGGCCAAACAGAGGTTAGTTTTCATTATCTATCTTTTATTCCCGTCATGCATTCACAACTCAGCGCTGAGTATAGCTACATTTCAGAGACACAGATGTCTCCCTTGATGTTGGTTTAGTTCACAGTAGTTTGCTAATGTTGCATGTCTTGACCTGCAGTTTGCAGCTCTGGTTTATGAAGAACTATGTGACAGACTATTTATAAAGCTAGTAAATGTGATAAAACAATTGGCTTCGTTAACACAGGCTGcatgtgtaaatgcagccattgTGGCCTAACTAATCTTCTGTTCGGTCTTTTCACAGGGAAACAGAGATGAGGAACTCCATGCTGGCTCAGGTTCTAGACCAGTCCGCCCGCGCCAGATGTAGGTCTTTCATATCCCCCTGGTTTGAACGAATCAATGATCTGATATTGGAACATTCAGTACCTACACATAGTTAGCAATAGGTGGCACCATTGCCTAAACGTCtgctatgtgttgttgttttgcagTGAGTAACTTGGCTCTGGTGAAGCCAGAGAAGGCCAAAGCAGTGGAGAATTACCTTATACAGATGGCCCGCATGGGACAGCTGGGAGGAAAGGTGAGAGAACTGGACCTAAagcaatgtacaaaacattaggaacaccttattATTgtgtttgccctcagaacaaccttCATTCATTGGGtcatggactttacaaggtgtcaAGTGTTTCACAGGAATGCTGATGTTGattacaatgcttcccacagttgtgtgaaattggctggatgtcctttgggtggtggaccattcttgatacacacaggaaactgttgagtgtgaaaaacccaacagcgttgcaaaaatctggcacctactaccatgcccagttcaaaggcacttaaatgttttgtGTTGTCCATTGATcctatgaatggcacacatacacaatccatgcctcaattgtctcttagcttaaaaatccttctttaacctgtctactccccttcatctacactgattgacgtggatttaagtaacatcaataagggatcatagcattcacctagtcagactgtcatggaaagagcaggcattcctaatgttttgtaaacactttatttatttttaaaacttTGGACAAAAAAAGGCCTGCCGGTTCTTCCTCTTCACTAGTGACTTCTTCCTCGTGAATTCACATAATATTTTCAGATTTCTTTTCTTATATTTTATCGGAGAGTTTTAAACGCTAAGAAAAATTCCCTATGAAAAGCACTGACTTGACCCATCTGCTATTGGCTCTTCCTTACATTTGGATTGTCTCTTTCAGATTTCAGAGACTGGTTTGATCGACATCTTAGAAAAAGTTAGTCAGCAAACAGAAAAAAAGACAACTGTCAAGGTGAGTCCACGGATCAAATACAATTTCACGATTTCCGACAGGCTTTTAACTGACTGTGCCCCCTCCTACCCACAGTTCAACCGACGAAAGGTGATGGACTCagatgatgaggaggatgattGATGCGTTGAAAGGAGCCCAGGAGCCAGTTAGACGGCTGGCTTAGTGCGGGATTCAGGACATAGGTTGGAGCAGGGCTCTGTTCGTTGGCGGGCATCTTTGACTTGCCAAAGGCCCTGCGTTAGTGATGCACCCTGGGATACCACATCAGCCCCTGTGTGCATCTGGAACTCGTTACTATATTCTCTCTTATATACATTTTCACCACGTTTTACTTTTTCTCCACCACAAGAAGCAGAACAAAATGCAACTTAGGGTATATTCCTGCTGCTGCATTTTCCGAGACTGCTTTGTGAATACTGTCTGTGTGCTGCTACTCAGCAATAGTGAAACCATCAAACTGGACAGAGCACATGGGTATAGTCATTGTTTTTTAATTCATTTTTGCTGACCTGTATCTTCAAcagttttacatttaaaaaataaaaaagcctTACATTTGAATGCTTATTCCACAAATAATCAACACAGTTTTATCATGATGATAGTTTGTCTTTGAGCTGAGTGCTTTAAGACTCATTGATTGGTCATATGGGGTTGCACTATATTTGCTTTCATTCAAAAAAATGCAAGTATAATCACATAAGAGCAATGTTGTAAGAAAAAAAGTCTcaaatatagtttttattaaaATGTAGTCAATGTTCTTTACAAGGCCTCCTAGGTCGTGTATTAGGCTATACGTTGCATTACATTGAAATGTATAGGCTTGACATAGTTGGTTTGACTCACTAGGTTCAAAGGCTATTTTCTGAAATGTATGCGATATGTGCTTTAAAAGGCTGAGATGTATTTGTAGCAGGATTTGTTAAATTATCTCAGTTGTTAGTCTACGACAGCACTTGAAGAACTTCCTGCTTCACTCTTATTGTACAGGTGTATGGTGAGACCACAGATATATGAATGGTTGCTTCTATTGTACACCTGCCACAGGTAATAGTAATACAAGCAAGATGTAACTGAATATTTGGAGATAGGTTAATGGGAGATTTGGTTTCATGTTCAGTGTTCACTCCAATAAATCAATGCCAGCATTGATAAAGCAGACAAGGAGTCATTCTTCTTGATCATAAAATAAGTGCTCCTGTTATACACTAGATTACTACTACACAGGCTGTATGTTTTTCCTTCCCTTGTAACCATAATGTCACATAACAGAATTTCACAGACGGTACAAGAAGAACACAACACAAGAGCTGTTAATATACGGCATATGGTAAAAATACCCCACACTACTATTCATATCCAGtcactgtacagtcgtggccaaaagttttatgactgacacaaatattaattttcaaagtctgctgcctcagtttgtatgatggcaatttgcatatactccaaaaTGTTATGAatagtgatcagatgaattgcaaataaTTGCAAAGTCTCTTTGCcctgcaaatgaactgaatcccccaaaaacatttccactgcatttcagccctgccacaaaaggaccagctgacatcatgtcagtgattctctcgttaacacaggtgtgagtgttgacgaggacaatgctggagatcactctgtcatgctgagtttgaataacagactggaagcttcaaaaggagggtggtgcttggaatcattgttcttcctctgtcaaccatggttaccggcaaggaaacacatgccgtcatcattgctttacacaaaaaagggcttcacaggcaaggatattgttgccagtaagattgcacctaaatcaaccatttatcggatcatcaagaaacttcaaggagagcggttcaattgttgtgaagaaggcttcaaagtctcttaaagttgattcagctgttggatcggggcaccaccagtacaaagcttgctcaggaatggcagcaggcaggtgtgagtgcatagctgcagctgtacatagtccatcggtaaatagcccaaccaattcacctacctcatccccatactgtttttatttatttacttttctgctcttttgcacaccagtatctctacctgcacatgaccatctgataatttatcactccagtgttaatctgctaaattgtaattatttgcctacctcctcatgccttttgcacacaatgtatatagactttctttcttttctactgtgttatttacttgtttattgtttactccatgtgtaactgtgttgttatctgttcacactgctattctttatcttggccaggtcgcagttgtaaatgagaacttgttctcaactagcctacctggttaaataaaggtgaaataaaataaaataaaacgcacagtgaggtgaagacttttggaggatggcctggtgtcaagaagggcagcaaagaagccacttctctccaggaaaaacataagGGACAGAATTATATTCTGCAAAagatacagggattggactgctgaggactggggaaaagtcattttctctgatgaatccccgtTCCGATTGTTtagggcatctggaaaaaagcttgccgtgagaagacaaggtgagcactaccatcagtcctgtgtcatgccaacagtaaagcatcctgagaccattcatgtgtggggttgcttcacAGCCAAGGGTGtaggctcactcacaattttgtcttagaacacagccatgaataaagaatggtaccaacacatcctccgagagcaacttctcccaaccatccaggaacagtttggtgacaaacaatgccttttcaatcatgatggagcaccttgccataaggcaaaagtgataactaagtggctcggagaacaaaacattgatattttgggtccatggccaggaaactccccaaaccttaatcccattgagaactcgtggtcaatcctcaagaggcgggtggacaaacaaaaacccacaaattctgacaaactccaagcattgattatgcaagaatgggctgccatcagtcagtatgtggcccagaagttaattgacagtatgccagggcagattgcaggtcttgaaaaagaatggtcaacactgcaaatattgactctttgacacttatgaaatgctcgtaattatacttcagtattccatagtaacatctgacaaaaatatctaaagacactgaagcagcaaactttgtggaaattaatatttgtcccattctcaaaacttttggccacgactgtacggCATTTATGACTGTGATCATGATACGCCCTCTAAATGTGTCTCTGGCCTCATTTTCAGGCGACCGTGGTCTGATCGAAATGATTGGCTGCCTCGTTTCAGTTACGGAACATGAGTGGCTCTAATTGGTGGGAGGTTTAGTCATGTGCGCTACCCCTCCAATCAACAGAAACGTTTTGTAAAGCGCTAAAGTTGTGCAAACATTACTTTATCAGTGGATCTCAAAATAGTAGACAGTCTCGCGTTTCTAGtaatttttgttattttattgatACGGGTTTTTACTTTTTATCAAAATGCCCGAGGACAGCGGCAAAGAGCTCACCATGGTAACATGCAGTGCGCCTGTGAATATTGCTGTTATCAAATACTGTGAGTATCGTATGATCGTCTGATTCAGTCAACCAAGTGTAGCCTGTCCTTAGATGGCCACATCTAGCTTCATGTAACGTAAATTGTAACATTGACTGAATCTTTAAAGTGCTTGCTCGCCACACTGTAGCCAGGCTTTGATGTTTGTGCATTGGTACATGACATGTATTGCCACAATGATGTGAAAATAATGTTCTCTGTACAATCTTTGAAAATAACTATGTATTGAATTGTAAATGCTTTGTTGTTATTGCTGTTTcaaaggggggaagagggatgAAGAGTTGATTCTACCCATAAATTCATCTTTGAGTGTCACATTACATCAAGACCAGGTAAGACTAATACTGCACACCAGACACTCAGCAAGTGGCTAAATATTACTGCTTTGTTAAAACAACAAAAACTAACGATTACTGCCTTGTGTCCTTATTCCTCCCAGCTCAAGACGACCACAACAGTGGCGTGCAGCAGGTTGTTCCAGGAGGATCGTATCTGGCTCAACGGCAAAGAGGAGGACATAACCCAGCCCAGACTACAGTCCTGCCTTAGGGAGAGTCAGTTACTATATGCAATGATATgatagaggtagagggggaagagTAAGAGGGCAAAGGGGGAGGACAAGCAATGATGTGTTGTTTTTGGTGGTTTCCTTCCTCAGTTCGCCGCCTGGCCCGTAAGCGACGTAGTGATGGGGAGGCTGATGTAGACACGGCCGGTTTGTCCCATAAAGTCCACATCTGCTCTGTCAACAACTTCCCAACTGCAGCCGGACTGGCCTCTTCTGCTGCCGGCTATGCCTGTCTGGGTAAGAGACTGTGTCCCGTCATAATGGTTTGTACCTAACACAGTATTAAATGGATCAAATGAAGTAAAAGCTTGTGTGAAACTAGTTTTATGCTTACTCCTTCTTTTCCTTTTGTCTCTCCATCTTGTCTCCTCACTCCACTCTCCTGTTCCAGTGTACACCCTGTCCCGGGTgatgggagtggagggggagttGTCTGTGGTTTCTAGGCAGGGTTCAGGCAGTGCCTGTAGGAGTATGCATGGGGGCTTCGTCCAGTGGATTATGGGCCAGCAAGGAGATGGCAAGGACAGTCTGGCCCAGCAGGTGGAGCCAGAGACTCACTGGCCTGAGCTCAGGGTCCTTGTACTGGTGGTAGGTCTCTCTGATCATTACTGAAGTTGGCTTTTTCTGTAGCAAATGTTGGCATATACATTTCTCCCATGTCTTTAATAATCTCAACACCCccatctctttgtctccctctctctttttaggTCAGTGCTGAGAGGAAACCAGTTGGCAGCACTTCTGGCATGCAAACTAGTGTAGAGACGAGCATTCTCCTgaaggtatacacacacacacacacacacacacacacacacacacacacacacacacacacacacacacacacacagagttatatgttattaacccttacccttaaccCTTGCGCTCTCCCCCTCAGCACCGGGCAGACTCTGTGGTCCCAGCCAGGATGAAGGAGATGATTGAGGCTGTACATAAGAGGGACTTTACTGCATTCGCTGAACTGACCATGAAGGACAGCAATCAGTTCCATGCCACTTGCCTGGACACCTACCCACCCATCTTCTACCTCAACGACGTGTCGCGCCGTGTTATCAACCTTGTGCATCGCTATAACCGTCACTACAGGGAAACAAAGGTGAGCACCATCAGGGAGTTAGTTCTTTCTTTTAGTCATGGACATGTGCTAGTCATATAGAACATTGACAGTTCTACAAGGGGTCTAGGCTAAGAAGCAGAACAAGGTGCAGTAATTGTTGATATTCAGAGATTATGTAATAGAGATATGAAACTGGTAGTATTTCTACAGTTCAAGAAGAACAGAAAATGTGTTAACAAGCCCAAGTATAGATGTGGTAAAGAAGTCAATGGAACTTGACCAAAACAATGGAAACGCCATGGAAAGATCCAGAATCCTCCTTATTTCCCCTAAGTGGAATTagcctacatttaggctattgtttatgtgtatttcacactatgttgtGGTAAAAATCGGAGTATAATGCTTGTATTGATGTCAACaatacatgttcatgtcatcgtcaccaatcaactgcattacagttagAAAAAGACTGACTACCACCACTGATTTCTCTATGCTACCAGCTTCTACGAacgggagttagcatttagcagtcacttcttctGAACCTGAAAAGAGACTACTTCTAAATGTTATGCATTGAAAACAGCCAAGTATATCCAAATCGGACTTTGTAAAcacattgtgggcctgttacaatacatTGATCATGACGGATTTGACGAATATCCACttttgttagatcagatttgttgaatgtgcacCAATCCGCCATCCTTCTGCATTCTATTGACCTCTTTACCGTGTCTATGACCTAGTACTTCTTCATGAGTCTCAGAGGACTAGTGCAGCATCACATCCCTCCTTCTGACACTGTTATAACACTGCTGTAACAAAGCTATAACTTTGATCCAGAGTTATTTTCCTGAGTTTAAGCAGTGACTGATGTTTTCTCTTCTCCACCAGGTGGCATACACATTTGATGCAGGTCCCAATGCAGTGATCTACACTCTTCAGCAGAATGTGGAAGAGTTTGTCCAGGTGGTCAAACACTTCTTCCCACCAGAGACCAATGGAGGACAGTGAgtttctcacaaacacacactcagacagtCAGACAACACTCCCTCCTGTGACTTTACCTGTCCCACGTCAGGTTTCTAAAGGGTCTTCCGGTTGCCCCAACAACACTATCTGAGGAGCTGAAGCAGGCCATTGGTATGGAGCCCATGGTGAAGGGAATCTGCTATATAATCAGCactaaggtacacacacacatacataggcACATACACATAGGCAGCACCCTCAGGGTCCTTTGCCCATTTCCTGTGCATCTCTGCAGGTTGGCGTAGTGGAGGGTTTTGGGGAGCGAGCTTGATGCTCTCTCCAACCAGCTTACGGG
It contains:
- the LOC139411516 gene encoding programmed cell death protein 5-like isoform X1: MADDELEAIRRQRMAELQSKHGSLSWNQMNPGDSSNDQQGQQEAKQRETEMRNSMLAQVLDQSARARLSNLALVKPEKAKAVENYLIQMARMGQLGGKISETGLIDILEKVSQQTEKKTTVKFNRRKVMDSDDEEDD
- the LOC139411516 gene encoding programmed cell death protein 5-like isoform X2, producing MADDELEAIRRQRMAELQSKHGDSSNDQQGQQEAKQRETEMRNSMLAQVLDQSARARLSNLALVKPEKAKAVENYLIQMARMGQLGGKISETGLIDILEKVSQQTEKKTTVKFNRRKVMDSDDEEDD
- the LOC139412196 gene encoding diphosphomevalonate decarboxylase-like, producing MPEDSGKELTMVTCSAPVNIAVIKYWGKRDEELILPINSSLSVTLHQDQLKTTTTVACSRLFQEDRIWLNGKEEDITQPRLQSCLREIRRLARKRRSDGEADVDTAGLSHKVHICSVNNFPTAAGLASSAAGYACLVYTLSRVMGVEGELSVVSRQGSGSACRSMHGGFVQWIMGQQGDGKDSLAQQVEPETHWPELRVLVLVVSAERKPVGSTSGMQTSVETSILLKHRADSVVPARMKEMIEAVHKRDFTAFAELTMKDSNQFHATCLDTYPPIFYLNDVSRRVINLVHRYNRHYRETKVAYTFDAGPNAVIYTLQQNVEEFVQVVKHFFPPETNGGQFLKGLPVAPTTLSEELKQAIGMEPMVKGICYIISTKAGPGPRMVEDPSEHLLGSDGLPKESA